A window of Deltaproteobacteria bacterium contains these coding sequences:
- a CDS encoding bacteriohemerythrin has protein sequence MGIEWSASLATGLDWQDSHHRELFKRINRLLDAMATGYGKEEVRTLFKFLDEYFVIHFEAEELAMEKHGYPDAALHKAEHARFIENISRLRDEFEKGPSSRHVIWVQREVVDWLINHIGDMDKKLGSFLKSADAV, from the coding sequence ATGGGCATAGAGTGGAGCGCCAGCCTGGCAACCGGGCTGGACTGGCAGGACAGCCATCACAGGGAGCTTTTCAAACGCATCAATCGCCTATTGGACGCCATGGCTACGGGCTACGGGAAGGAAGAGGTGCGGACCCTGTTCAAGTTCCTCGACGAGTATTTCGTAATCCACTTCGAGGCCGAGGAGCTGGCGATGGAAAAGCACGGCTACCCTGATGCCGCCCTCCATAAGGCCGAGCACGCGCGTTTCATAGAGAACATCTCCCGATTGAGGGATGAGTTCGAGAAGGGGCCTTCGTCAAGGCACGTCATCTGGGTGCAGCGCGAGGTCGTGGACTGGCTCATAAACCACATCGGCGACATGGACAAGAAGCTCGGGAGCTTTCTTAAATCCGCAGATGCGGTTTGA
- a CDS encoding bacteriohemerythrin — MGIEWSSYLATGVDWQDSHHRELFKRINRLLDAMASGYGKEEVANLFNFLDQYFVVHFEAENEAMERHGYPGAATHAAEHARFIESISRLRKEFDKGPSSKLVICVEREVVDWLLNHVAGMDKKLGNFVKSAVDR, encoded by the coding sequence ATGGGCATCGAGTGGAGCAGCTATTTAGCGACCGGGGTCGATTGGCAGGACAGCCATCACCGGGAGCTCTTTAAGCGCATAAACCGCCTCCTGGACGCCATGGCCTCGGGCTACGGCAAGGAGGAGGTTGCGAACCTTTTCAATTTCCTTGACCAGTATTTCGTGGTCCATTTCGAGGCCGAAAACGAGGCCATGGAGCGGCACGGCTACCCCGGCGCGGCCACGCACGCAGCCGAGCACGCGCGCTTCATAGAGAGCATATCCCGGCTGAGGAAGGAGTTCGATAAAGGGCCGTCCTCGAAGCTGGTCATCTGCGTAGAGCGCGAGGTCGTGGACTGGCTCTTGAACCATGTGGCGGGCATGGACAAGAAGCTCGGGAATTTCGTTAAATCGGCAGTGGACAGGTAA
- a CDS encoding DMT family transporter, giving the protein MERKDLLAGYLLAAASAVTFSIKGILAKLIYGYGLDPITLLALRFAIAMPFFWAAVLFFPSPRVSWRDFLYLVLSGLLGLYAAALADFYGLLYIDASLERVILYTYPAMVAVLAAIFFKEKLTTGKAVSLVLTYAGLALVLKVYGGIEPGYALGAGLVLFSALIYSFSYILTQFLSTRVSGVKIAAYGTTAATMGFLATWRGQRFPEEPEVWALLAALAVVSTFVPVLTLALGIRRIGASRAALVSFIGPVSTAVLAYFILGEELDLVQIAGMAVVIAGVLAVSLEKKQAGA; this is encoded by the coding sequence ATGGAAAGAAAAGACCTGCTCGCGGGATATCTCCTGGCTGCGGCCTCTGCCGTGACCTTTTCGATAAAGGGGATATTAGCCAAGCTCATATACGGATACGGGCTCGACCCGATAACGCTCCTGGCGCTCCGGTTCGCCATAGCCATGCCGTTTTTCTGGGCCGCGGTCCTCTTCTTCCCTTCGCCGAGGGTCTCGTGGAGGGACTTCCTCTATCTTGTGCTGAGCGGCTTACTCGGTCTCTATGCGGCCGCTCTCGCGGACTTCTACGGCCTCCTCTATATAGACGCGTCCCTCGAAAGGGTCATACTCTATACCTACCCGGCGATGGTAGCGGTCCTTGCGGCAATCTTCTTCAAGGAGAAGCTCACAACGGGAAAGGCCGTATCGCTCGTCCTCACGTACGCGGGGCTTGCGCTCGTCCTCAAGGTATATGGCGGCATTGAGCCGGGATACGCCCTCGGAGCGGGGCTTGTCCTCTTTTCGGCGCTCATCTATTCCTTCAGCTACATACTCACGCAGTTCCTCTCAACGCGGGTATCGGGAGTGAAGATCGCCGCATACGGGACTACAGCCGCTACGATGGGGTTCCTGGCGACCTGGCGGGGACAGCGCTTCCCGGAAGAGCCGGAGGTCTGGGCATTGCTCGCCGCGCTCGCGGTGGTCTCGACGTTCGTGCCGGTCCTTACGCTCGCCCTCGGGATAAGGAGGATAGGCGCGAGCAGGGCGGCCCTGGTAAGCTTCATAGGACCGGTATCTACCGCGGTGCTCGCTTATTTCATACTGGGGGAGGAGCTTGATCTCGTTCAGATAGCCGGAATGGCGGTAGTGATCGCCGGCGTGCTCGCGGTATCGCTCGAAAAGAAGCAAGCCGGGGCTTGA
- a CDS encoding SH3 domain-containing protein has product MQSAVNEPKYLSLEVPRKVALAILFILLFLLPALSYAAGTPRMINNPGHWISKIGSPGETVLSPEEVRAFNTATIGAVDQMAELRSVPDTIPGEKVFEWIWTDFLVNPGKRYDSKGRKLPESFFADLVRNMDLDGIANEVAVRFGVVTERADMRGLPTHEAILSKPNREGFDSIQYSSLYPPARVLLLHTSEDGEWGFFQAETLRGWLRMDKVAFGERNFVLPADNEEFLVVTGNRVSVYGDSALEKIRAEVVMGGVLAISAQAEGNSPWAVRFPERRQDGSLYWTNGYIHPDAEVHPGYLPYTRSNIIRQAFKMLGEEYGWGGRRGLRDCSLFIQDIFATVGVKLPRNSRQQGVTGEVLAHLDIGGAREDVALALRGSDPGITLLTLEGHVMLYLGESGGKPYVIHQIFGYADRGGMRRVGKVAVTGLDLGSRSSIGSMKLRLRGVTRMTIPEEYRIKTAIDKQA; this is encoded by the coding sequence GTGCAGTCAGCCGTGAACGAGCCCAAGTATCTTAGCCTTGAAGTGCCGAGAAAAGTAGCCCTCGCCATACTGTTCATACTCCTATTCCTTCTCCCGGCCCTGTCCTACGCGGCCGGGACACCCAGGATGATCAATAACCCGGGGCACTGGATCTCGAAAATAGGGAGCCCCGGAGAAACAGTCCTTTCGCCTGAAGAGGTCCGGGCTTTCAACACTGCTACCATCGGAGCGGTGGACCAGATGGCGGAGCTCCGGTCTGTTCCCGACACCATTCCGGGAGAAAAGGTATTCGAGTGGATATGGACGGACTTTCTTGTGAACCCAGGGAAAAGGTACGACTCCAAGGGGCGGAAGCTCCCCGAGAGCTTTTTTGCCGACCTGGTCCGGAACATGGACCTGGACGGCATCGCTAATGAAGTAGCGGTCAGGTTCGGCGTGGTGACCGAGAGGGCGGATATGAGGGGCCTTCCGACCCATGAAGCCATCCTGTCTAAGCCTAACCGCGAGGGATTCGACTCCATACAGTATTCGAGCCTGTACCCTCCGGCGCGCGTTCTTCTCCTTCATACGAGCGAGGACGGGGAGTGGGGTTTTTTTCAGGCCGAGACCTTAAGGGGCTGGCTCAGAATGGACAAGGTCGCGTTCGGGGAGCGGAATTTTGTTCTGCCGGCAGACAATGAAGAGTTCCTCGTCGTGACAGGTAACAGAGTGAGCGTATATGGCGACAGCGCCCTTGAAAAGATACGGGCAGAGGTGGTCATGGGCGGAGTCCTCGCCATCTCAGCTCAGGCAGAAGGGAACTCCCCCTGGGCCGTAAGGTTCCCTGAGCGGCGCCAGGACGGCTCGCTCTACTGGACAAACGGATACATACATCCCGATGCCGAGGTCCACCCCGGCTATCTCCCTTATACGAGATCGAACATAATAAGACAGGCATTCAAGATGCTCGGCGAGGAGTACGGCTGGGGCGGCAGGAGGGGGCTCAGGGACTGCTCGCTTTTCATACAGGACATATTCGCGACGGTCGGTGTGAAACTACCGAGGAACTCAAGGCAGCAGGGCGTCACAGGGGAGGTCCTGGCGCACCTGGATATAGGGGGCGCCAGGGAGGACGTGGCCCTTGCGCTAAGGGGCTCGGACCCCGGCATAACCCTCCTGACCCTTGAAGGCCATGTAATGCTCTATCTCGGCGAATCCGGCGGAAAGCCCTATGTCATACACCAGATATTCGGGTACGCTGACAGGGGCGGGATGAGGCGCGTGGGCAAGGTCGCTGTCACGGGGCTTGA